A single Mustela lutreola isolate mMusLut2 chromosome X, mMusLut2.pri, whole genome shotgun sequence DNA region contains:
- the LOC131821936 gene encoding histone H3.3A-like, whose translation MAPTKQTAHKSTGGKAPRKQLATKAARKSAPSTGGVKKLHRYRPGTVAFREIRRYQKSTELMICKFPFQRLVQEIAQDFKTDLRFQSAAIAALQEASEAYLVGLFEDTNLCALHAKRATIMPKDIQLACRIRGERA comes from the coding sequence ATGGCTCCTACAAAGCAGACTGCCCACAAATCGACCGGGGGTAAAGCTCCAAGGAAGCAACTGGCTACAAAAGCCGCTCGCAAGAGTGCGCCCTCTACCGGAGGGGTGAAGAAACTTCATCGTTACAGGCCTGGTACTGTGGCATTCCGTGAAATTAGACGATATCAGAAGTCCACTGAACTTATGATTTGCAAATTTCCTTTCCAGCGTCTGGTGCAAGAAATTGCTCAGGACTTCAAAACAGACTTGCGCTTCCAGAGTGCAGCTATTGCTGCTTTGCAGGAGGCAAGCGAGGCCTATCTGGTGGGCCTCTTTGAAGACACCAACCTGTGTGCTCTCCATGCCAAACGTGCCACAATTATGCCAAAAGACATCCAGCTAGCGTGCCGCATACGTGGAGAACGTGCTTAA
- the LOC131821492 gene encoding testis-expressed protein 13D-like: MAVDFGDPRSGFRHNEVVVFINEEVLSNGGGPDFYLTFCSRPWNEVEDELLSIVADPQVPRAVKRAYSWSALALSVRAAARQQEQQAHRVRRLQEQLEERETTTWALANQLQRLRQEREQVVSQLRRVQHDLQHVLDEREALRGQLLQAQRQPQQVGSRVQRLATEVWPLNAEERNEVLAATRSQREQDAETQRGEREEKEREEARMASETTGVLYAPGSPPPPPPPPPSPWAQAVQPSLPMPFPMPFQVAFPYPPPPQPRVVAEAAAGAAFTPQMPAAAIYPPGMWPPFRPLEEIAMWWNQRRQSQEEGPARLHFGVNPAGRSWSQGDLMKEQPQGEMPRQPNAPGTLCEAEETPAPSV, from the exons ATGGCTGTAGATTTCGGGGACCCCCGGAGCGGGTTCCGCCACAACGAGGTGGTGGTGTTCATCAACGAGGAGGTGCTCAGCAACGGCGGCGGTCCCGACTTCTACCTGACCTTCTGCTCGAGGCCCTGGAACGAGGTAGAGGACGAGCTATTGTCCATCGTGGCGGACCCGCAGGTGCCGCGCGCCGTCAAGCGGGCTTACTCGTGGAGCGCGCTGGCCTTGAGCGTGCGCGCGGCCGCgaggcagcaggagcagcaggcgcACCGCGTGCGGCGGCTGCAGGAGCAGCTGGAGGAGCGCGAGACCACCACTTGGGCTCTGGCCAACCAGCTGCAGCGGCTACGCCAGGAGCGCGAGCAAGTGGTGTCGCAGTTGCGCCGTGTGCAGCACGACCTGCAGCATGTGCTGGATGAGCGCGAGGCGCTGCGTGGCCAGCTTCTCCAGGCCCAGAGGCAGCCCCAGCAGGTCGGGTCTCGAGTGCAGCGGCTGGCGACGGAGGTGTGGCCCCTGAATGCAGAGGAGCGGAACGAGGTGCTGGCCGCCACCCGGTCGCAGCGTGAGCAGGATGCGGAgacccagagaggagagagagaggagaaagagagagaggaggcccgCATGGCCTCTGAGACAACAGGTGTGCTTTACGCACCAGgatcgccgccgccgccgccgccgccgccgccgagtcCCTGGGCCCAGGCTGTTCAACCCTCTCTGCCCATGCCGTTCCCCATGCCATTCCAGGTGGCGTTCCCCTACCCACCACCTCCCCAACCCAGGGTAGTCGcggaagcagcagcaggagcggCGTTCACACCCCAGATGCCTGCTGCAGCCATCTACCCACCTGGCATGTGGCCTCCGTTCAGGCCTCTGGAGGAGATAGCCATGTGGTGGAACCAGAGACGCCAAAGCCAAGAGGAAGGTCCTGCCAGGCTCCACTTTGGCGTAAACCCCGCAGGGCGCAGCTGGAGTCAGGGAGACCTGATGAAGGAACAGCCACagggagagatgcccaggcaaccAAATG CTCCAGGAACTTTGTGTGAAGCCGAAGAAACTCCAGCTCCCAGTGTGTGA